A part of Amphiprion ocellaris isolate individual 3 ecotype Okinawa chromosome 16, ASM2253959v1, whole genome shotgun sequence genomic DNA contains:
- the efemp1 gene encoding EGF-containing fibulin-like extracellular matrix protein 1 yields MLGICVCLCAVFTHVLSQEAEEPISYTCTEGYEYDSVREQCRDIDECSLLDDACKGGMQCINHFGGYLCLPKNAVIYISKEGEQVPLPDPVPPAPAVPPSQPQLPRVISGPQRVPPQGGRTIRCTPGYTADDQNLCRDIDECATGRHSCGPEQTCINTRGSYTCQCPPGYQRNGDNCVDRDECSLTHYCMHRCVNTQGSYYCECNAGHKLASNNHSCVDVNECDVQSPCQHHCYNLIGSFLCQCDHGYELAQDMVSCQDIDECSLSSYMCQYQCVNNPGSYSCECPQGYQLQGNRLCQDINECETGTHNCQDDEMCWNYYGGFRCYPRNPCEAPYTQTSENRCICRSPADCQGLPPSIVYKYMSIQADRTVPADIFQIQATNIYANTHNTFRIKSGNEAGEFFLRRSSNVSAMLVLTKPLTGPREYVVDLEMITHHMAMNYRSSSLLRLTIIVGPYAF; encoded by the exons ATGCTGGGGATCTGCGTGTGTCTTTGTGCGGTGTTCACACATGTTCTCTCTCAGGAGGCTGAGGAGCCCATCTCCTACACA TGCACAGAGGGGTATGAGTATGACAGTGTCAGAGAGCAGTGCAGAG ACATCGACGAATGCTCTTTGTTAGATGATGCCTGCAAAGGAGGGATGCAGTGTATCAACCACTTTGGTGGATACCTCTGCCTCCCCAAGAATGCCGTCATCTACATTAGTAAGGAAGGCGAGCAGGTGCCACTCCCCGACCCGGTCCCTCCTGCCCCTGCCGTCCCACCCAGCCAGCCTCAGCTCCCTCGGGTGATATCAGGTCCGCAGAGGGTCCCTCCTCAGGGTGGCCGGACCATTCGTTGTACACCCGGATACACTGCAGATGACCAGAACCTCTGCAGAG ACATAGATGAATGCGCGACAGGCCGACACTCTTGCGGGCCTGAGCAGACGTGCATCAACACCAGAGGCTCCTACACGTGCCAGTGTCCTCCAGGATACCAGAGGAATGGAGACAACTGTGTCG ATAGAGACGAGTGCTCCCTGACCCACTACTGCATGCACAGATGTGTGAACACCCAGGGCTCCTACTACTGCGAGTGCAACGCAGGTCACAAGTTGGCCAGCAACAACCACAGCTGTGTTG ATGTGAATGAATGTGATGTGCAGAGTCCCTGCCAGCATCACTGCTACAACCTGATTGGCTCCTTCCTCTGCCAGTGTGACCACGGCTACGAGTTGGCACAAGACATGGTCTCCTGCCAAG ATATTGACGAATGCAGCTTGTCCAGCTACATGTGTCAGTACCAGTGTGTTAACAACCCAGGAAGTTACTCCTGTGAGTGTCCACAAGGATATCAGCTGCAGGGGAACAGGTTGTGTCAAG ACATAAATGAGTGTGAGACAGGGACCCATAACTGCCAAGATGATGAAATGTGCTGGAACTATTACGGAGGCTTCCGCTGCTATCCCAGAAACCCCTGCGAGGCGCCCTACACTCAAACCTCTGAGAA tCGCTGTATCTGTCGATCTCCGGCGGACTGCCAGGGTCTCCCGCCGTCAATTGTCTACAAATACATGAGTATTCAGGCGGACCGGACTGTACCAGCCGACATCTTCCAGATTCAGGCCACCAACATATAcgccaacacacacaacaccttCAGGATTAAATCTGGGAACGAGGCAGGAGAATTTTTCCTTCGG cgtTCGAGCAATGTGAGCGCCATGCTGGTGCTTACCAAGCCTCTGACAGGCCCCAGGGAGTACGTTGTGGACCTGGAGATGATCACTCACCATATGGCCATGAACTACCGCTCCAGCTCACTGCTGCGGCTCACCATCATAGTGGGGCCCTACGCCTTCTGA